The Meriones unguiculatus strain TT.TT164.6M chromosome 1, Bangor_MerUng_6.1, whole genome shotgun sequence genome has a segment encoding these proteins:
- the Ulk3 gene encoding serine/threonine-protein kinase ULK3, whose amino-acid sequence MAGTGWGLPRLDGFILTERLGSGTYATVYKAYAKKDTREVVAIKCVAKKSLNKASVENLLTEIEILKGIRHPHIVQLKDFQWDSDNIYLIMEFCAGGDLSRFIHARRILPEKVARVFMQQLASALQFLHERNISHLDLKPQNILLSSLEKPHLKLADFGFAQHMSPWDEKHVLRGSPLYMAPEMVCQRQYDARVDLWSVGVILYEALFGQPPFASRSFSELEEKIRSNRVIELPLRPQLSLDCRDLLQRLLERDPSRRISFQDFFAHPWVDLEHMPSGESLAQATALVVEAVKKDQQGDAAAALSLYCKALDFFVPALHYEVDAQRKETIKAKVGQYVSRAEELKAIVSSSNQALLRQGTSVQELLREMARDKPRLLAALEVASAAMAKEEEAGKEQDALDLYQHSLGELLLLLAAEAPGRRRELLHTEVQTLMARAEYLKEQIKIRESHWEADTLDKEGLSESVRSSCTLQ is encoded by the exons ATGGCTGGGACCGGCTGGGGTCTCCCTCGGCTGGACGGTTTCATCCTTACGGAGCGCCTGGGCAGTGGCACGTACGCCACGGTGTACAAGGCCTACGCCAAG AAGGATACTCGGGAGGTGGTAGCCATCAAATGCGTGGCCAAGAAAAGTCTCAACAAGGCCTCGGTGGAAAACCTCCTGACTGAGATTGAGATCCTTAAGGGCATTCGACACCCCCATATCGTGCAGCTGAAAGACTTCCAG TGGGACAGTGACAATATCTACCTCATCATGGAGTTCTGCGCGGGGGGTGACCTGTCTCGCTTCATCCATGCTCGCAGGATCCTGCCTGAGAAGGTGGCTCGTGTTTTCATGCAGCAGCTGG CTAGTGCCCTGCAGTTTCTGCACGAACGAAACATCTCTCATCTGGATCTGAAGCCACAGAACATCCTGCTGAGCTCTTTGGAGAAGCCCCACCTGAAACTGGCAG ACTTTGGCTTTGCCCAGCACATGTCCCCATGGGATGAGAAACATGTGCTTCGTGGCTCCCCACTCTATATGGCTCCTGAGATGGTGTGCCAGCGGCAGTATGACGCGCGTGTGGACCTCTGGTCTGTGGGGGTCATCTTGTATG AAGCCCTCTTTGGGCAGCCCCCCTTTGCCTCCAGATCGTTCTCAGAGCTAGAAGAAAAGATTCGCAGCAATCGGGTTATTGAG CTCCCCCTTCGGCCCCAACTCTCCCTAGACTGCCGTGACCTTCTGCAGCGACTTCTAGAGCGGGACCCAAGCCGTCGAATCTCCTTCCAGGACTTCTTTGCCCACCCTTGGGTGGACCTGGAGCACATGCCTAGTGGGGAGAGCCTGGCGCAAGCA acagcCCTTGTCGTGGAGGCTGTGAAGAAGGACCAGCAGGGGGACGCAGCTGCAGCCCTGTCACTCTACTGCAAGGCTCTGGACTTCTTTGTGCCTGCCCTGCACT ACGAAGTGGATGCCCAGAGGAAGGAGACAATTAAGGCAAAG GTGGGGCAGTATGTGTCCCGGGCAGAGGAGCTCAAAGCCATTGTCTCTTCCTCCAATCAGGCTCTGCTAAGGCAGGGCACGTCTGTCCAGGAGCTGCTGCGGG AGATGGCCCGGGACAAGCCACGCCTCCTAGCTGCCCTGGAAGTGGCCTCAGCTGCTATGGCCAAG gaggaggaagctggcAAGGAGCAGGACGCCCTGGACCTGTACCAGCACAGCCTGggagagctgctgctgctcttggcGG CCGAAGCCCCGGGCCGAAGGCGGGAGCTTCTTCACACTGAG GTTCAGACCCTAATGGCTCGAGCAGAATACTTGAAAGAGCAGATCAAG ATAAGGGAATCTCACTGGGAAGCAGACACTCTGGACAAAGAGGGGCTGTCGGAGTCTGTTCGTAGCT CTTGCACACTGCAGTGA